The sequence ATTAACCTGCAAACAAAAGATTTAATAGATCACATCCACTGAAACACGACGAccagaaatatttattttcaaggGCGTACCAAAAGATTTTGAGGTTTGATGTCCCTGTGGCAAACTCCTATCCCATGTATGTATGACAAAGCTCTAAAGATCTGTGCAGCCCAAAAAACAGAGTAGAATTAGCGCGGCAACTAAATCATTCAGAAGATTCAACATGATAGATTCACTTTACTAATTGTCCAACTGCGGATTTTTCTTTGAAGAATAAACCTCATTAATCCACATCTTACCTCTCAAAAAAATCTAAGTTTAGGATACAATATTTGCACGATGGATAACAACATAACTCCAAGACAATGCTAATATaagtaatataaaaaaaattccaacatTGGGTTCAAAAAACTAAATGTGTGAAAATATGTCTACAAACGCCATCGAATTCAAATACCATCACAAAGTAACTACTTAAGAAGTcagacaaatttttttaaaacacagcCTGTTCCAAGCTTCCTGACCTGATATGTATAGAGCTTAACATAGATCATTGGCATTCGTTGGTTCGCCTTGTTGTAATGTCTAGCAACTCGGTAGAGTGTCTCGGGAACATATTCAAGAACTAAATTGAGGTAAAGATCATCCTTGTCCGTGGTCGAAAAGAAGCAGTGTTTAAGTGAAATAACATTGGGGTGATCCAGAAGGCGCATCGTTTGCAATTCACGATTTTTGTATCTTTTATCCTGCAAAACTTTTTTGATTGCAACCATTTCACCAGTTTCTAGATGCTTTGCCTGCAAATAACATAAGCACattaacaaaaaattatttaatttgtttcgTAGATATAAAAACTTTAAAAGAAAGATACCAGATCTTACACAGCATATATAAGTATTTACTTCTTTTTTCCACAACcttaaaaaatagtaaaaaattgAATCCCTTCACCATGCCAGCAACCATTATGATATACTATGTAATGCATATAAAATCACCTGAAAAACAATCCCAAATGATCCTTGTCCCACAACTCGCTCCGCCATATAACTTACAGTCTGATCAAACAAAATAGATACAGTGAACAATTTATTTAAGATAGCTCGATGGAAGACAATAACAACTGACAGGAAAATTAGATATAATGTTGAATGTTCTATCTAGTTAGCTCAAAATTCATGACGCTATATCTAATTATCTCGAAATTTTAGTCCATGCAGAAGCTAATAAATAATTGAAGACGACATTAGTCAGAATATTCTACCATTCTACCTGCTTAGGCTGCCCGTTTTTACCACCGATTGTCGTCACAATTATGTGTCCTGTTTCGGTCCCATTTCCATCCACCACTGTTGCTTCCATTTCCTGCAACCGTAATCAAGAAACAAACACAAATTTTGATGCCATCAGGTAAAATTACTCGCACACAGTCGCGAACTAAGTACAAAGTTCCACAAAAAAAACCTACCTTCTCCACTTTTTCATCCTTGATCTTCATTTCATTGATTTCCTCCGGAAGCTTGTCCACAAGCATCGCATCACACTTTTGCTTTTCACAAACAACACCGCCTGCTTCCATACGCGATGACTATAAATCTCTAATCTAACGAGCTAAACGAGTAAACCTTCAGCTGCCAAAAACTGAACAACCTGAAAAAAGGTACAGAGGAAAAGATTAAACAAAGCAGAAACAACAATTACAAATCAATACTTCAGCATTGATCTCCCAAAATCACGAAAGATTCAAAAACTGATAAGAAGAAAACAAACACAAGATCTTTACCAGCGGATCTAAGAAGAAAAACACAGCTCAACTTCCTACAAAAATAAACCTAAAAAATGGTTGGAAAGAAAAAACGAAGCAGCATCACAAAACTTTTATACAACTATACAAACAAATCACACACTTGCATCAACAGAAACGCCACATTTCGCAGACTTCCAAGCTTGAATTCAACGCACAGCTGGTGCTAAGAACGAACGAAACCCTAGGAAATTTCAGAGAAAAAATTGGGAAAGTGAAGAAATAGGAGTGCTTGAAAGTTTCAAAGAGCTTTCTCCCAAAAGCTTTGACCGAGGAAGAATGTCTTTCTCTCTTTCCAAGTATATCTATCTGTCTCTCTCTTGGGACACCCTGTCTGGTAATAAGAAAAGTAATCTGGCGGATCCCAAATGGTTCCATCAAATCCAGTTGATAGGGAGTTCCCGAGTCCGGAAAGTTGAGCTGGATCAACACGTGTTTGTTTCTGGTTGGAAGACGGGGGACATTAGTTTGACTAGATTGGAATATTATTCAGACTGAGATCTAGCTGATGAACCGATGATCTAGTGAAAATGGGCCTTTTGTGAGGCCCGTTTACTAATTTTAAGGCCTAATAATTCGAGCCTTGTAACTGAGAGCCCAATTACCATTTGTGTAGAATTCAGCCTACTTGCCGTCTGTTGCGACACGTGTTTGGTTCTGGTTGGAAGACTGGTGGACATTTGTTTGACTAGATTGGAATATTATTCAGACTGAGATCTAGCTGATGAATGACGATCTAGTGGAAATGAGCCTTTTCTGAGGCCCGTTTACTAATTTTAAGGCCTTATAATGCGAGCCTTGTAACTGAGAGGCCCAATTATCTTTGTGTAGAATCAGCCTACTTGCCGTCTGCTACGACACGTGTTTGGTTCTGGTTGGAAGACGGATGGACCTTTGTTTGACTAGATTGGAATATTATCCAGACTGAGATCTAGCTGATGAACCGATGATCTAGTGAAAATGGGCCTTTTGTGAGGCCCGTTTACTAATTTTAAGGCCTAATAATTCGAGCCTTGTAACTGAGAGCCCAATTATCATTTGTGTAGAATTCAGCCTACTTGCCGTCTGCTGCGACACGTGTTTGGTTCTGGTTGGAAGACGGTGGACATTTGTTTGACTAGATTGGAATATTATTCAGACTGAGATCTAGCTGATGAATGATGATCTAGTTGAAATGGGACTTTTCGAGGCCCGTTTACTAATTTTAAGGCCTTATAATGCGAGCCTTGTAACTGAGAGGCCCAATTATCATTTGTGTAGAATTCAGCCTACTTGCCGCCTCCTGTTTGCTACACATTCCATTATTAAATTGTATTATTCAATCCAAACATATCAAGATCTTTAAATTCTATCATCTTATTCCTTAAAAACAGGTTACATATTAATGTTTTGTTcttaaaataagatattttatAGCTTAAAAGCGGCTAAAACTGTTTATAAGACATAAATTTTCAAAGATATTCAAAATAAGTTTATGTCGAATGttgtataattataattaaactaTAAATTACCGTAAATTTCAAGAGAtccatatatataaaaatattcacCCATAAAATGTTCAAATCAAATGGAAAAATCCtactattttataaatttaatcatatggaattaatatcattaactagcatatttattttatttattaaaatattcattaaGTAAGTGCAAAATAGgaaattgatttaaaaaatttacattTCTAAACACTTTCTTAATCTGTGAAAACACACACAAACCTAAATGAGCGAAACAGATGGAgcttttttatgtcaaaatattaattgtttatatttgtatagtaaatatattttaaaattaaactttcaaatttaaatcatatataaacgagattttattattatatatttaaattaaaatatatttattattatgtgtaataattaatattttgttaaaaaaaaacaaatcatgtaggTTTGGGTTGATCGGGTTAATCGAGTTCGGGTCGGTCGCTATTGATTTATTCGGGtttgttttgagaaatttttaaaaagtttttgtacttatttatagaattaattaacaaatatttaatatatttttttgtatggtatgtttgaaaaaaaatatatttgtatattgTATCATAGAATTTCAAcaagtaataattattttgtaaaacattgatttttaaaaataatttaaatttgtgtagtaagtatattttatatttcgtacaattaaactttcaaatttaaattatataatatagaaCTATATAAGTGAAAtttgttattatgtatttaaatcaaaatatattgattattattgtgtgtatttaattattttgttaaaaaaattaaatatttcggGTCCATTCCGAACCCCAAAACCTCAACCTTAATCTGATAATTTTCTGGTCAACTCGGGTCGGGTTCAATTTTGACACCCctaaaactactcaataaataataaaataaataataataatttcgttaagagttttttttagcaagacaaacaattaaaaataaattttaaaataattttgatatactgtattaatttaattataggGCATGTAACTCTCTATGACTCTTTGTACACATAGCATTATCCTTACTTAAATATAAGCAAGATTAACTCATCTCACAAATAAAAATCTGTGAGGCCGTCAcacaaaaaacatataaaaattgGCCCAAAGAACATCGATCTCTAATATGTTATATATCAAGGTAATCAAAATAGTCAACAAAATCTAGTCAAGATTAAATTCGGGATTATAGGTGCAAAAGCATTTACATCAAcagcacataaaataaaattgtagaAACTTGTGTCAGTTACAAGTCGCTATTCAAATCTGTAGTGATAATATTGCAATATCTCATGCACAGATTGTGAATTAATAGTTTTTCTTAATCTTTCGTCCGATACCCAAAATATTTATACTTATATATATGCTTCCAATTAGTATGTGATACGTACAGCATAGGATGAGAAATATTATAACAATGGGAAAATATATCCACATATATGGAAGCCTCTCGCTTTGCTTTGCcttgttttttaatttattatgccGTACAGTACTTTGTTATTCTGGAGGAGCCGATCTTTTTAGCCAAATGAGACCATTTTTCATAGCAAACAGAGGAAGAGGTCATACGCGGGGTGGGATTCTTGACAGCTCCAATATCTTTAATGTACTAAACTTTGGTGCTCGTGGCGATGGATCCTCGTACGAAAATGaggtactttttttaaaaaaattatttgaatataaTGTGTTTTGTGCATggcataattaatttaattttatgatcgTGTGGTTCTTAATGATTTGAAAGGCATTTGAAGCTGCATGGGCCGCAACGTGCAAAGCTGATGGAGGGGTGATGGTTGTGCCCTCAGGATATACGTTTCTGCTTCGACCCATAATTTTCAGTGGGGGTAAATGCCAATCTAACGTTGTGGTCcaggtaatttttttttttattttaaagaattatttttttatacatgtatatatatatattagctaTAGTGACATCAAAAATTTGAACATACATACGTGTGGTGTAGGTGGATGGGGAAATCGTCGCTCCTCCAAACAAATCGGATTGGGAGGAAAATGCAAGTCAGTGGATCTTATTTGTGGAGTGCAAAAACGGGTTAACCATAAGAGGGAACGGCGGCGTCTTCGACGGACGCGGCCAGGCTTGGTGGAATCCCAATAAGGATTACATGTATGGCCACAAGCATAAGTTGGTTGCACCACTTGATCAGGCTTGGTGGGATCGCAATGGGGATTACATGTATGGCCGCAAGCATAAGTTGGTTGCACCACATGAGGCTTGGTGGAATCGCAATGGGGATTACATATATGGCCACAAGCATAAGTTGGCTGCAGGATTTGCACCTAATGTGAGTATAATTTTTCGGAAGATCATAAAAATTGTTTGTGTGTTTTTGGTGAGTATAGTATTTTGACAATTAATGTTTTGTTAAATGGCAGGCAATGACTATTTCGAACAGTTTTAACGTGACGGTAACAGGAATAACAATACAAAACAGTCCTCGTATGCACATTGACATCGAGTACTGCCAACAAGTTAAAGTGTTCAATTTCACGGTCTCCTCTCCTGGTGACAGCAGAAACACCGATGGGATTCACCTCTCACGCAGCCAACATGTTGACATTCACAACTCGACTCTCGCGTGTGGTAAGAATTCTTCCTCGTTTTGTACGTACGTTTGGGATAAAAAAGCGTCACTGATTTCATAATTGACGAGTGTTTTGATTATTGTAGGAGACGATTGTGTCTCGATACAAACCGGGTGCTCCGATATAGAAATATACGACGTGAATTGTGGGCCTGGGCATGGATACAGCATCGGGGGTCTAGGATATCATAAGCAACAAGCGCAGGTTTCGGACATCATAATTCGCGATTCCAGTGTACGAGACTCGATGACGGGAGTCAGGATAAAGACTTGGGAGGTAATTGAGCAAAAAACTAGCTATGACCTTTTACTATCATTAATTTTCATGTTTCAAAAGATTCACGtcacttatttttaaaggttgcaagCATGATAACTTACAAATACCTTGTTTCTAACTGCAGGGTGGCTCAGGATTGGTGCAAAATGTTACATTCTCAAACATTATGATGTCGGATGTTAAAATTCCCATCACCATAGATCAACACTACTGCGGAGGAGCCAAGGGCTGCGGCAACGAGGGCTCGGCGGTAGCGATAACAGGCATAACATATCAGAATATAACAGGGACATATACCAAGACATCCGTTTCTCTTATGTGCAGCGACCAGGAGCCATGCAAAGATTTAAAAGTGGCAGATATACGCCTAACACCGTCAGGCTACAAGAAAAAGGGAAGCGGTAAAGGACCATATTGTTCCAACGCATATGGAGAAGTGCTTACCCAAACATTGCCCCCTTTAAATGATTGTTTGCAAGTAGATAGTCTAGCATACTAAAGTTGAACGGTCTGCAAGGAAATGTAAGAGGCTTCTTAAAGCCCGACAGCCATCAGTTTTAACACACAAAAGTTATCTAATATAGAATAATAtccgataaaaaaaaaaaaaaatcattatcgATTCCAAGGTGTTCTATTAGTTTTTTTGGCTCTGgtctaacttaaaaaaaaaaaaaaagtgtcatGTGAACACTCATTGTACTTCATAACGATGTTCTTAAGTTAAATCAGCAAAACTAATTGGTGGCAAACATATATAAATTTGCCTAGCAAAACTAATTGGTGGCAAACATATATAAATTTGTCTAAGAGACAAAcaatgaaataaaatataatttttttttggtgtAACTAATTGACAAAATAACAATGTAATAGCTGTAAAAATGcaatcatacttaaaaatataatataa comes from Henckelia pumila isolate YLH828 chromosome 4, ASM3356847v2, whole genome shotgun sequence and encodes:
- the LOC140867373 gene encoding polygalacturonase At1g48100-like, encoding MGKYIHIYGSLSLCFALFFNLLCRTVLCYSGGADLFSQMRPFFIANRGRGHTRGGILDSSNIFNVLNFGARGDGSSYENEAFEAAWAATCKADGGVMVVPSGYTFLLRPIIFSGGKCQSNVVVQVDGEIVAPPNKSDWEENASQWILFVECKNGLTIRGNGGVFDGRGQAWWNPNKDYMYGHKHKLVAPLDQAWWDRNGDYMYGRKHKLVAPHEAWWNRNGDYIYGHKHKLAAGFAPNAMTISNSFNVTVTGITIQNSPRMHIDIEYCQQVKVFNFTVSSPGDSRNTDGIHLSRSQHVDIHNSTLACGDDCVSIQTGCSDIEIYDVNCGPGHGYSIGGLGYHKQQAQVSDIIIRDSSVRDSMTGVRIKTWEGGSGLVQNVTFSNIMMSDVKIPITIDQHYCGGAKGCGNEGSAVAITGITYQNITGTYTKTSVSLMCSDQEPCKDLKVADIRLTPSGYKKKGSGKGPYCSNAYGEVLTQTLPPLNDCLQVDSLAY
- the LOC140864245 gene encoding shaggy-related protein kinase epsilon, with protein sequence MEAGGVVCEKQKCDAMLVDKLPEEINEMKIKDEKVEKEMEATVVDGNGTETGHIIVTTIGGKNGQPKQTVSYMAERVVGQGSFGIVFQAKHLETGEMVAIKKVLQDKRYKNRELQTMRLLDHPNVISLKHCFFSTTDKDDLYLNLVLEYVPETLYRVARHYNKANQRMPMIYVKLYTYQIFRALSYIHGIGVCHRDIKPQNLLVNPHTHQLKLCDFGSAKVLVKGEPNISYICSRYYRAPELIFGATEYSSAIDIWSVGCVLAELLLGQPIFPGESGVDQLVEIIKVLGTPTREEIKCMNPNYTEFKFPQIKAHPWHKIFHKRMPPEAVDLVSRLLQYSPNLRCTALEACIHPFFNELHEPNTRLPNGRPLPPLFNFKPQELKGASPEQLSKLIPEHARKQYPFFLGA